TAACATGAAACGCTTTCTTGCAGAGAGGACGTGAAACGGTGTCCACAGCAGTGCGGGCGCAGGCGGCTGCCCCGAAGTACACCAGCCCTGAGGAGCGGCGCCGTGTGCGCTTCGCCTCCACAATCGGCACGACAATCGAGTTCTACGACTTCTACGCCTACGCCACAGCGGCCGTGGCGGTTTTCCCCTTCCTTTTCTTCCCCGAATCGGACAACTCCACCGTCGCGCTGCTGCAGTCCTTCGCCACCTTCGGCCTAGCCTTCGTCGCGCGCCCGCTCGGATCGGTGATCTTCGGCCACTTCGGCGACCGCATCGGCCGCAAGGCCACGCTGGTCGGCGCCCTGCTGACCATGGGCATCGCCACCTTCATCATCGGCCTTCTGCCCACCTACGCCCAGGTGGGCATTTGGGCGCCCGCCCTGCTGGCTCTGATGCGCTTCTGCCAGGGTCTCGGCCTCGGCGGCGAGTGGTCGGGGGCGGCCCTGCTGTCCACGGAGACCGCCGCGAAGGGGCGACGCGCCTGGGCAGCGATGTGGCCCCAGCTCGGCGCGCCCTTCGGCTTCCTGCTGGCCAACGGCTTCTTCCTCATCCTTGTCACCTGGCTGGGCCACACAAGCGGCGACCCCGAGGGCGCGTTCATGTCGTGGGGCTGGCGCATCCCCTTCCTCATGTCCGCCGTCATGGTGATCGTCGGCCTGTGGGTGCGCCTGCAGATCGAGGAGACGCCGGTGTTCCAGCATGTGCTGGACAAGGACGAGAAGGTTTCCCTGCCGCTGTCCACGGTGTTTGCCAAGGCGTGGCGCCCGCTCATCCAGGGCACGTTCATCATGGTCAGCTGCTACACGCTGTTCTACCTCGTGACCACATGGTTCCTCTCCTACGGCATCGGTAGCGCCGAGGAGGGCGTGGGCCTGGGCATCCCCTACGTGGACTTCCTGCAGCTGCAGCTCATCTGCATCTTCGGCTTCATGTTCGGCATCCCCGTCGCATGCAGGCTTGCCGACGCCTACGGGCGCCGCCCCGTCTTGGCCACCACCTCGGTCGCCATCATCATCTACGGCCTCTCCTTCCGTTGGCTGCTCGACCCGGAGAGCTTCACCATGGTCTCGCTGGGCGTGTTCCTGTTCATCGGCATGATCCTCATGGGCCTGATCTTCGGCCCCATGGCCGCCATCCTGCCGGAGCTGTTCCCCTCCAACGTCCGGTACACAGGCTCGGGCATCTCCTATAACGTCGCCTCCATCTTGGGTGCCGCTATCGCCCCCTTCATCGCCACCGCCCTCAACGCCAACTACGGCCCGCACGCAGTCGGCATCTACCTGGCCGCGGTCACCGTCGTCTCGCTGGCGGCCATCCTCTGGACCCCGGAAACCAAGCACGGGGAGATGCACGGCAAATAACATGACCTATGCTTTCCCTTATGGAAAGCCAGGAAGCACGGGAAGCGCTCGCCGCGGTTGCCGCCGTCGAAAATAAGGCACGCGGCGGGCAGCGGCTTTCAATCCCCGCTGCCGCGGCGTGCGCGACAATGGGCGCATCAGCTTTCTTCCTCATGCAGGGCCGCGATGGCTGGGCGCTGGCGTTCCTCGTCGCCTCCCTCGTGTTGGTCGCGCTCCTCCTGCGTGGCACATCCGCCGTGCGCCCCGCGCTTAAGCAAAAAGTACGGCCCGATCCCCCCTTCAGCTGGTCCTCCCTCATCCCGACCCTGATCATTTTCCCGGTCCTGGCGGTTCTTCCCGAGGGCAACACCGCCGTCTCCGCCGCCCTCGGAGTCGCTGTCGCCGCGTCCTTAGCCGTGATCACGGCCAGGGAGGAGCGCTAAGAGTGGCTCTCGACCCCTTCATCCGACCCCTTAACCGGCTGAAGATATGCGCCGCCCTCAACGCCGCCGGCGCCACAGACGGCGAGACGAAGTACGAAATGCGGCTCTCGCACCTCAGTGAGCTCACAGAGGTCCCCGCGTCCGCCCTAACCCCGCAGCTCGACGCCCTCGAGCAGGCGGGCTACATTACCCGGTTCAGCGAGTACGGCCCGACCGGGGCAAAGGACATTGTGTGGGTCACG
This is a stretch of genomic DNA from Corynebacterium auris. It encodes these proteins:
- a CDS encoding MFS transporter; translation: MSTAVRAQAAAPKYTSPEERRRVRFASTIGTTIEFYDFYAYATAAVAVFPFLFFPESDNSTVALLQSFATFGLAFVARPLGSVIFGHFGDRIGRKATLVGALLTMGIATFIIGLLPTYAQVGIWAPALLALMRFCQGLGLGGEWSGAALLSTETAAKGRRAWAAMWPQLGAPFGFLLANGFFLILVTWLGHTSGDPEGAFMSWGWRIPFLMSAVMVIVGLWVRLQIEETPVFQHVLDKDEKVSLPLSTVFAKAWRPLIQGTFIMVSCYTLFYLVTTWFLSYGIGSAEEGVGLGIPYVDFLQLQLICIFGFMFGIPVACRLADAYGRRPVLATTSVAIIIYGLSFRWLLDPESFTMVSLGVFLFIGMILMGLIFGPMAAILPELFPSNVRYTGSGISYNVASILGAAIAPFIATALNANYGPHAVGIYLAAVTVVSLAAILWTPETKHGEMHGK
- a CDS encoding transcriptional regulator → MALDPFIRPLNRLKICAALNAAGATDGETKYEMRLSHLSELTEVPASALTPQLDALEQAGYITRFSEYGPTGAKDIVWVTLTKQGKQALEDHLEALHDLIQD